CAAAAGAAGAGAAGCAACTTCCACATTTGGACCCAGACACGCATCTTTGGACTTCTGCTGACTCCGACTCTTGCTGGGGACAGCAGCAGGCACTGAGGGACCAGTCCAGAGAGGGACCAAAAGCAGCCTTCACACCCAGGGGCCCAGGctttccccagcccctctcctaTCTACCCAGGCCCACTGTGGCTCTTCGCGGCCATGCGTCCCTGGGAGTAGACACTCTCAGGGGAGAGGCCCGCCCCTCTAGAAGGCTTCTGGGCTTTTGACTGGCCATCTCTTGGGTTGGTGCTGAGCTGCAAAAGGGCCCTCCAGGTCCTGTGGGCTTCTGATTCCTTTCCCAACATGATCGGTGCTGGGAAGACCCCCTGACTTACACTTCAGGGGTATGAGCTTGAGTTGGGGGGCCTACTCCCAGGCTGCTAGGATCCCATGATTGAGACCAGGCAAAGGCTGGCTCTGGGACTCTGCAAGTTACCAAAAGACATGTAGCCCACCCAGCACACTCAAGGTGGGATCCCCCTCTGGAGCCAAAGCTGCCCTCACGTGTCACCACCCAACTCCCAGCATGGGGCCTCTCCAGGCTCCTCGCTCCTCCTCCAATACAGTCTCCTTCTGACTCTGCCTGCTCCTCCTCATACCTGGGCTGCCTGAAGCTCCTGCCACGCCCCCACTCCCCCACCAAGTCTCCCTGCCCTGTGAAACAGCCTCAGGAAGCCATCCTGCACTCCCCAGCGGGACCTGCTCCTCAGGAAGCCATCCTGCACTCCCCAGCGGGACCTGCTCCTCAGGAAGCCATCCTGCACTCCCCAGCGGGACCTGCTCCTGTCTGCTCTATCAAACCAAGCTCTGCTTCCAGTCCTCTACCAGCCCAGCCTGCTCCTGACTCCCAGCACACACTGTCCTCTCTAAAGCTGGTCCTTAATTGTCCCCAAACAGAGCCTCCTGACTCCTCTCAGAGGCAATTTCCCTGGCAGtctgcctctctcctcctccgGGAAGCCTTCCCTGGCCGCCCATCCCTGTGTACACGGGTCACCATTTAGTTGTTCCTAACGGTTTCCTGAGTCTTGTCACTTTTGCTCATGTCCCCTGATAGCCTGGTCTAAGGCAGGGCCTGCAGAAGATGCTGATGGCTAGATAGGAGTTCCGGGTGCCTGGCTCTACGATTCTCCCTGGTCACAGCCACTGCTGTCCTTGCTGTGAGTTTAAAAGCTGACTCAGGCCAGTCCTGTCTGGAGGGCAGTTAACACAGCCTTTCTGGGCTCCTCTTTTCAGTTCCCATCTCTGTCGTCCCTGCCTGGGTGTAATAAGGTAGCCAGAGGCTGCAGCAGCTCAGACACCAGGCAGATTCAATGTCAAATGCACTTTACTGGGCCCCTGGGCCTCCCAACACTGTCCTCACCAAGGCTGGGACACCCCATTCCCAGCACCACCAGCTGCCCGGGAAGCAGGATGGATAGAGGGAACACGTGTGGAATGGCTGTTCTCCTACCCCAGAGGGTGCTGGATGATGTTGACAGCACGGCTGCTTCCCTCCCCGCTGcagcctctgtccccacccagcaGCTTGGCCTTTCCCATAGCAGGGAAGGGGGATACCTGGGGCTTCAAACCAGCCACCTGCTCCTGCTTAAAATGGGACAAGGGGCCATTTGCAAAATTCTTCGAGGGGCAGTGGTAAGGTAGAAGGGGTGGCAGCCTGCTCCTGTCTGGGAGAGAGCTGGGCAGACACTGGGAGCCGGGCTGGCTCTTGCTTCAGGCCCAGAGCCCTGGGCCCTGCTCGCTGAGGAAGCTGGTGGTTGGAGCGGCGAGGTTCGGCCAGATGAGGCTGGAGGGAGTACTGGGTGGCCAGGAGGGGTAGACAGTCCAACTCGGCTCTCCGCAGCACCCCCAGCCATGGGTCACCAGTCCCGCTCAGCAGGTTCTCGGTAGGGGAGGCCTAGGAGCCTGAAGACATCCTTCTCAGTGGGAGTGGGCAGCACTCGGCCAGGCCCCACCTTGCAGCCTTGGGTGTTCCGGACCACAGCAGTGCTGAGGGCATGTTCTGACAGACTCATGCCCTTGGTCTTGGCCAGGGCTCGCATGGAGCGGTTGAAGTGTGCAGAGCCGGTGAAGTAGAGCAGGGCACAGGCAAACTCGCTATAGGGCACCACGATAATGTCCAGGCGCCGGTGCCGCCACCCTGGCCCTGGGAGCCGGCACACCCCCAAGTACTTCTGTTGCTGACCATTCTCCTCTTGGCTCACCAAGTCATCTGTGAGGAACCCTGGCCCAACAGAGGGGACtgctgggagggcagggaggCAGGCCTGGGCTGTCCCATCCTCCCAGGTCTCTGCTGATCTCTAAGCTGGGGCTTGCCCAGGTATTAGCTGGGTGACACTACCCTGTCTGGGCCCTCCTCCTTTCCTGTAAAACATGGATAGTAATTCCCATCTCCCCCATAGTGTCACAGAAAAACCAGATGAGATACTTGGCCTGCAGGGTTCACTGAGCACCTCCACGTAGGCGTGGCGGGGCTGTTCCATCTCTCCCTGGAGAGGATTCCGGCCCCGATAGATGGGATGCTGGCAAAGCACTGTTCCCCTGCTTCCTGCCTCGGGACTGACTGGAACTTCTGAGGTTCTCCGTCTTGGGGCCCCCCAGACCTGTGCTGCCCTCTGTCAACCTGCTCACCCAGAGATGGAGCTTATACCTTGCTGCCGAAGACTGTCAAGGAGGCGGCTGAAGATACCCCGGTGGGACCGGCCATCTGGGTGAGTGATGAGCACGTCGACATCACCACAGGTCGCCTTTCCCCGTCGGTATGAACCACATGCCACACACAGCAGCCCGGAGTTAAAGGCCTGGGCTGCTTTCTGGACCTGGGAAAGAGAGTGGTGACAGGTGAGGGGCCGTGCGTGGGGAGCTCCTCCCCCACAGCAGCACAAGGGCCTTCCCAGACTCGGGCCCACACCCTCAGCTTATGCCCATTCGCGGATGCCTGCTGCAAGCCCAGGGGAATCCACCCTGGGGAGCTGCCGTTCTTTCCCTTCGCTAGgacaggagagaagaaaaagctcACTGTGCAGGAGGCAAGCCTGAGGAGAGATGGGAGAAGGtgccagctctgcctctgagAGTGGGCACTAAGCTTGCCCCATGGCGCTCTTTAAGAGTAGGGAGACACAGACTCTCTCTGCCCCTGCCCTAGCCCACGTGCCCAAGTCTGTGAAACTCCACTTAGGACAAGGGGCCAGGTGCTGAAAGCCCTCAGCCAGGTCTAGGCAGCCCCAGATATCTACTGATTTGGAGCTAAAGGTTTGGAATATGTGAGCTGGGGCTTGAGGCCTGAGCAAGTGGCTGGCAGCATGCGCCAGGCCCAGGCCCGGGAGAAAGTAGAGCACAGAAATACAGCTGCACCtgtgggaaaggagaggaaagaaagcaaagaggGGGCAGTTCTGAGCCAATACCCACATCCTTTCTTGGTGGGGAGGGAGCTGAGACAGCAACTGTCAGCTGAAGGATTGTCCCTCTGAGAAAAAATAAACCCATTAGCCTCCACCCCTGAGACACTGAGGTTCTTTCATATGCAGATGGCCTCCCGCCTCCACCCCAGGACACTGAGAATTCTGGGGCCCTGGACACCTCAAGTATCCTGACAGGAGGGCTCCGCTAATCCCCTTACTCGCTTCTTGAGCCTCCCAAGAGAATGGAAGGAGGAGGTCCACGTGAGTAATCCCATCAAAACTCCTACGGCTGGAGCCCTTAAACGGGGGCACAGGAGGCCCGCGGGAAGCCTCTTTTGTTCCAATGGGCTGGGGACTGACTGAGGCATTCTCCATGCCCAGATACCATGGCTGAGTGACGGTGTCATCACTAGCACCAAGGCCTGGTGATGGGCGGACAAAGAGGCCTGTCCATCCATCTCATACCGGCCTCATAGCCTTGTAGCCtggaatggagctggaggctaatTTCAATCAAACTGGGCCAGTCTCCATGGGATCCCACTCTATCAGAATCCCTGACCAAAGTGAGCAAACCTTGACTATTACAAGCAGCTCCTAATCCTAATGCCCATTGAACAAATGATACATCTAGCCCTAAATGCAGTCCAGTGTCTCTCTAATCTAGCTTTTACATGAACCTAATAGCTAACCCAACTCTAAACCAAACCCAAATCTTATTTCTGGAACAACTACAAATCTTAACTTAAAAGCAACCAACATTAAGAAAATCCTACGCCTAATTAAAGCCTAACATTAactcaatcttttctttttttttttttttttttttcagacacagtcttgctctgttgcccaggctagagtgcagtggcacaatcttggctcgctgcaacctccgcctcccaggttcaagcaaatcttccacctcagcctcccaagaaactgggattataggcatgagccacggcacccggctaactttcttgtatttttagtagagacggggtttcgccatgtttgccaggctggaaatttttgtatgttttatagagacagggttttaccacgttggccaggctggtctcaagctcctgagctcagatgatctgtCCGCACtggtctcccaatgtgctgggattaaaggcgtgagccaccgcgcctggtcttaACTCGATCTTGATGGAGCTTTCTTCCAACCCCAAACCAAATCCTACTGACACTGTGCTTTTACACCAACTCTACCCCAAATCCTGAGCCAGCCTTGCATGGGCTTTAGAAGGTCCATACATCTGGAAAAAGACATAAACCTTTGCACATTTGTGCATTTTGGGGAGAAAACAGTCCACAGTTTTCATCAGGTTCTCAAAGTtggtgaaataaaaaaataagataagataaaataaaataaaatattaaaaccctCTGCCCTGACCCACCATAACCTCAAAGTAATACAGATGTAATTCACCTGTAATCTAACCCTAACATTAACCCAATCCTAACACCAACCAGTCTAGAATCTAATCCAATCCTAATAGGCCTGACTACTGAGAACTAGAATCTAGAGGGctggtgttacagctctttcctcccaaagccccccacccccacctttggGCCTGGAGCTTCAGTCTCAACTTGCTCTGTGCTCAACCTCTGGTGACCCACAGTTTCCTCTGCCTGCTGCGCTCCCCAGCTGAGGAGTCGGGGGTTCTTGGCTTTGACCCAAGACCTTAGAGCAGGACCTGGCTGTCCTCACTGCTCTGGGACACCTGCTTACTGTCTGCTCAATCTCTGTAGCCTCCTCCCTGGGCATACGTTCCAGGAAGTCACTGTAATGCTTCAGGCCGATGGCCTGCTGGGTTGTCAGGGAGGCCTGGCTGCGGATGTCTTCCAGACTTCGGAAGCCCTGGAAAAAAGCAGCCAGATAGGAAGCTGTAAGGATCCAGGACCAATGAAGAGGCATGAGTGAGCACACGCACAAGGCTTCCATCGCCCCAGACTCTAGGGAAGGCTAGAGGCAGGACCAACCTAGCGGCAGTTGGGTCTGTACTCAGCAGGACTTGGGAAAGGCAGGGAGCATGGGAAACATGCCATCATCCAGCCCTGCCACTATCCTAAAATACTCGTTCATGATTCCATCAGTCTGAGGATGGACCTTGTCATCTTCATCCTTATCAAGCTGCCCTGGTGATTGTGGGCAGAGCCAGGATTGGGAACCACTACTCTAGACACACAGTGTCAAGGCCTGGCCTCCTCAGGAAGGCCTTTGCTGGTCTGGGGAGACTGAGAAACATACGTCTTGTCCCTGTCTACTCCTTAAGGATACCAAGCAACAAGGCTGTTCTGGGAGCTGAGGGGTCTATATGAGTCGTGGTACGCTTGAAAAATGGTCTCCCTATACTGTGGGTGCATTCCCATCAGAGCACAGCGTAGGGAACTCTGGGGCAGGAACTCTGAGACACAGCAACACTGAAGTAGGGGCTGAGCCAGGGTGTGACCTGTTGGTACCACATCTGGGCAGTCTTGGTCCCAGCTCCCCAGATGTTGGAGAAGAGCTCCAAGACAGGCACGCTCTCACTGATATGGTCCAGCTTCCGCAGATGCCCGCTCTCCAGGATCTCTATGATTTTCTCAGCCATCCGCTTCCCAATCCCAGGGATACTGCAGGCCTcctagaggaggaggaggcagaggcaagaaagAAGAGTGAGGAGATGGAAGAGATGGAGCCATTGGAAAGGAAGCTGACTCCTCTAGCAGATGCTGGCATAAAAGCCAGCCTGGCTGCTTGGCAACTGTGTGGCTGTGTAAAGCTTGGGTGTAGTTGAAGATGAGAATTTTGGATAGAAtgaaggctgggtaatttgtctTTTGGTTCCCAGAAGGATGGAGACCAGCAGTAagaagcagaaaataataaagatattagtcaccaccaccaccaccaccatcatcatccttCCAACAGcaagagctaacatttactgagggcTCACTGTATGTCAGGTCCTGTGCTACAGGGGCCATTTCATTTAATAGTAGCCCCTTTTTACtaatgagaaaactgatgctttgagagtttaagtaacttgtctgGAGTCACACAGTTAGTGAATGACAGGAACCAGAGTTCAAACCCTGGTCTGTTAGGCTTCAGAGTCTAAACTTCTAAAAAACTTTTTAGGCCGGACACAggggctcatggctgtaatcccagcactttgcagggctgagctgagggtggattgcttgagcccaggagttcgggaccagcctgggtaacacagcgaaacaccatctctgctaaataaataaataaataaataaataaataaataaacaaaattaaaaataaaaaacttttaattatgttaaaaaattcaaaagtagAGAGATCCGTATAACAAACCCCCAAGTATCGTACATCTCCCAGCTTCAACAACTATCAAGATTTTGCCAATCTGCTTTcaccaattttccttttttttcttttgtgcaaGTCCTGGAACCCATAAAATCTTCACCACTGTACCTGAACCCCACTGGTGACTGGCGGCGCCTTCACTAACCGCTGGCTAGTAAAGACCTCTCCTCCCACTCTAGCCCCTGGGTACCTGGTACGAGGTGACAGGCTTATGGAAGCTCTTGAGGGCATTGATGGCCTTGGCATAGCCCAGGGCCCTCCACTTGTCTCCCTGAACACCGTAGgctttggccagaacttccagcttCTCTGTGATATGGAGGTTGTGGTTGGTCGCCTTCTGGCTTGAGGGCTGTGCACAGACCCACTTATCCAGGACCGCAGGGGCTGGGCTAGGCTCACAATCTCCCTCAAGGGAGGTGGGGTAGTGGCCACTGATGAGGGCTTCCAGATCAGCTGCGCTAACCTGGGTTTCTTCCCCATCACTGGCTTCATCATCAGAGATGGGCTTGgggtagagaagaaaagaaaacaataaattattgtccTTCAAGAGAAGGGATCCTTAAAGGTAGGGGTCATCTTCTTTGTGCGGGGGGAGGGCCTTTTAGTCAGACCTAAGAAAATGAGGCAGGGCCTTCTGCATCAGACTTGGATCTCCCTGGGTGTGGGGCCACGTTCCCTTTGGCTCCACGCAGTGCCTAGCCCTAGGATCCCCAGTGGTATGTGTTAGATATGGCCTAGATGAATGCAGCAGTGATGAGTGTTGGGAAGAGCTAAATGGCTTCACAATAGAGCCCTCCTCTCTCAGGGGCCTGGGACTTTCTGAACAGCCACCAGGCCCTCCCCATTTCTGTGATCTGCTTCCTAGGGGAAGGGAGTTCTGAGGGATGGGAGGCTCCTGACCTGGGCTTGGGTGTTTGGTGCCTCTTTTGCCttttggggaggaggaggaggagaaagggctgTCTGAAGCAGGGCCTCATGGGTGCCAGGAGGAATAGAAGCATCCTGCTCTGCCTTGCTGGGCTGTGGCTGGTCCAAGTACCTGTGGGGATGGTGATGGGAGGTTAAGACACCAAAGGTCTCATCCTGTATCTGTCCCCAGTCCTTCTGTACTCTGAAATACTTGGTTTCCCAGTGTGTCCAattaagaaaatgagttttttgaggtttttggagtttctcttgagacagggtcttgctctgtcacccaggctggagtacagtggtacgatcaaggttcactgcagccttaacctccctggctcaatcaatcctcccacctaaacctcttatagctgggactacaggcacacaccaccatgcctggctaatttttaaattaatgatagttatttttaataattcaagAAAAGAGCTCAAGATGCTActggaaaacatttgaaaaaaagacTGGGATCAGCCCACCTACTGGGGATGAAGATGCTGAATCCAGCTACATCCACCAGTCTCCTCTCCTGAAGGCACAAGCTCAGCCAGGCTGACTTCACCAGCTGAGCACCTGGGGGCAGCTGGGGTAGTCTGAGAAGGCGGAGGGCTCGCTCATAGTCCATGCCTTCATCCACCACAATGTGAGTGACACCTGGGCcctgggcagggcatagctggcCACCATGCTGAATAATCTGCTCCTCAAAGAGTTCTGCCCGGGCTCGTCCAATGCCAGTGCGCACAACATGGGCCCGAAGGGAGCTCAGCCACTCTGTGGAAGGAACATCCAGATGACTACTgttgtaacattttaatttttatctgccACCCCCTGGCCACAACATAACTTCTAACATGATCTGAATGATGTGTTCACAGTCTCCTACCCTGAAAATAAGCATTTCCCTTCCATCCAGACAGCTTTCCTTCTACACATAGCAAATTTTCTCACAGGCCAGCACTTGAATGTAAGGGACAAGGATTTTCATATGTCCTGTTCCTTGGTGCAACCTGGAAGTGTCTGGCACATTGTAAGTAAcctgtaaatatctgttgaatgaatgcttCCTCCCttcttactttgttttttgtttgttttgttttcttttgttttgtttttgtttggagacagtctcactctgttgcccaggctggaatacagtggcgtcatcttggctcactgcaacctccatctcccaagttcaagcgattctcatgcctcagcctcccaagtagctgggattacaggcgtgtgccaccatgcctggctaattttttgtatttttagtagagatggggttttgccatgttgcccaggctggtctcgaactcctgagcacaggtgatttgcctgcctcggcctcccaaagtgctgggattacaggcatgagccaccgcgcccagcctctctcCATACTTTGAATCCtttatcatttattctttcaacaaagcACGTTTCTTGCCCTTACGGTCTGACAGACCCGACAACCCTGCCTCCAAAGCCCCTGCCATTTATTTGTCAATTTGGCTGCAAAACAACTAACAACAAGCCTGGGTAATGGAGGGGGGTTTCTGTCCCAGTCCCCAGGGCAAAAATTATACTGGTCATTCCCTGAGGGCCCAGGGAGTCTTTTCTGATGGATAGAGGTCTTCGGGTAGAAAAGAAGGTAACACAGCAAATGGCCTGTCCAAGACCCAGGACCAAGCTTAGTACAAGGTAGATACAAACAGACCTGCAGGCCCTGGGCAGGCAGAGTCAGCTCCAATATCTGATTCTGGACATGAACAACGTAGGGCTGAAGCACATGAAGGCTGAGGGTTCAAGCACACGAGGGTTCTGAGAGTGGGTCAGCTCACCTTCtgtttcttctccctcttccctcctgggAATCTTTGCAAGTACTTTTGATGATGCATCAGCATGAATTTTCTTCCGCTTGGGAAATGCCTTCAAGATACCCCTGGGATCCATTGAAGTATGGCTGGATCCCGGCCTATTGGAGGGTTGGTCAGGGCTGCTGCACGTGGAAATCCAGAATTGAGGCCCTCCAACCCCTTTGCCTATGGAGGTAGGGTCTTTCCTGACTAGGCCTTGTGGGTAGCAGCCCAGTTTGGGGAAGCGGGTGGTGGGGGGGTGTCTCTTCAAACCCGGTTAAACTTCAGTGGTTTAGACTAGCTTCACACTCCGCAGCCTTTCGAAGTTGGAGTATTAGGGGAAATGAGGGGAAGGCTGGGGCCATCGGGGGTACTTTTGAGGAGAAGGAAACGACACCATTCCTCAGAGGGGTTGCGCTAAAGACTCAGCACAGCCCTGCTGCGGCCCACTTCGAAGGGCTTTACCAAATGAGTTGCTGGGCTAGGAAATGGAGCTTTAGGGGATGGAGCGGAGCCTGGGGAGGACCTGCACATAAACCCCACATACTATTTCTCTACCTCCAACACAGACTTGCAGAGGAAAACCTGAGGAGGAGGACTTTCGGGGGTGAGTGAGAACGCCCTGCACCTGTCCTGGTATCAGCCTCTCGACATGGGGGTGCTCAGCGCCGCAGCTGCGGGGAGATGGGGCACGGCCGCAGCAGGTGTGGGGAGCCCTCCGGGAATGGAGGAGTCTCGCAGCTGCGGGTGAAGTCCCGGGCAGGTGCGGTGTACTCGCCGTGTACGCAGCTGGCGCAGGCCAGGGAATCCCAGCTCGGGGCTAGAAGAAAGCTGGAGTGCCCGACCCCGGCCCCAAGAGTCTCTCTACAACCTCAGAGTCGGTCCCCGGGTGGGGTCGACAACTGGCCAAACTAGTCACCCGGGGGTGGGCAGGAATAGACCACTTACCAGGAGAGCCAATGGGAGCGGACGAAGGGGGGAAGGCGGGCAAATGGCCAGAATAGCTTCCGAGTCAGCCGGAAGTGACCCTCAGTGGAACGGTTGCCATGGCAGCGGCTGGGCGTGCTGCTTAGCAGGGGAAAGATGGCGGTGACGGGCTGGATGGAGAGTCTGCGGACAGCCCAGAAGACTGCGCTGCTGCAGGACGGTAACTCGAGGGTCCCCACGGGCTCCTTCGTTTTTTTCCCTCAGGGTCCGGCCCTCCGGGAAGGGCCTCAGGGCCTGGGTCGGCAGAGCTGGAAGGGTCTTGACGGTCAGCCGGGCCAGGTCCTGcatttgcagatgaggagactgaggctcacagagatgACAAGACTGGAACACATGTCTCCGGACACCCCTTAGATTCCTCTACACCATCTCGCTCCGCTCTGAGTTCTGTTGCTAATATAGTAATTTCTtttacattcattatctcatttgctCCTCACCACTGTCCTGAGAGGCTAATTTTCCACCctgttttacagaagaggaaactgaaatcCAAGAATGTTTTAGACTTTAgagaggagagaggcctgggctcTAGTTCCAACTGTGCCATTAATTCACCACGGGCGCTCCAGTCGGCTCCTTTACTTGTTtgggcctcactttcctcatgtgtaaaatgaagtGGATGGACTACCATTGTTATCTCTGAAGTCCTTTCCAGCTGTAATATTTTTGTTAAGTGAACTTCTAAATGTTTTCTGTGTCTTTAGGAGAGCTAGAGCAAGAACCAAGGGCTGTGCTGGAAGAAGTGGGCACAGGGGCATGGATACCTAACTTTTCCCCACCCTAGGATTGGCCGATGTCGGCCCCTTTGTGCACTTGGGTCCTTTCTGGACCCACTGGGTAGCCAGGATGAATTGCGTCTGAAGTTCCTGAGGCTCTCAGGATAACAGCTGGTGACTCATGTTCACAGGCAGAGACCAATCAGGGAAGCCTGGAGTTTGTGGAAATTAAAATCATTTACTCGTTCGTGCAACATTTAGGAAGgcttttactatgtgccaagctctaaactagaacagaaagaaaaagatatgttGTCCCAGTACTCAGAGTGGTTGGGAAAAACATGTACTTAAATAATAAGAAGCGTTAAATAGAGGTTGTAGTCTTGTATAAAATGGTAGGAAAGAGTGAAGGTGTAAGTGACATCTCTTTGGAGGAAGACCCAACAGAAGTGATGATGTTTCTGGGTCCTAAAGAATTAataaggtcaggcacagtggctcacccccgtaattccagcactctgggaggccaaagcgggcggatcatttgagctcaggggttcgagaccagcttgggcaacatggccaaacctcatctctacaaaaaatatggaaattatggccggatgtggtggttcacgcctgtaatcccagcatgttgggaggccgagtgggatcc
This genomic stretch from Pongo pygmaeus isolate AG05252 chromosome 8, NHGRI_mPonPyg2-v2.0_pri, whole genome shotgun sequence harbors:
- the DPCD gene encoding LOW QUALITY PROTEIN: protein DPCD (The sequence of the model RefSeq protein was modified relative to this genomic sequence to represent the inferred CDS: deleted 3 bases in 2 codons; substituted 1 base at 1 genomic stop codon), which translates into the protein MSCWARKWSFRGWSGAWGGPAHKPHILFLYLQHRLAEENLRRRTFGGEXERPAPVLVSASRHGGAQRRSCGEMGHGRSRCGEPSGNGGVSQLRVKSRAGAVYSPCTQLAQARESQLGARRKLECPTPAPRVSLQPRVGPRVGSTTGQTSHPGVGRNRPLTRRANGSGRRGEGGQMARIASESAGSDPVERLPWQRLGVLLSRGKMAVTGWMESLRTAQKTALLQDGRRKVHYLFPDGKEMAEEYDEKTSELLVRKWRVKSAVGAMGQWQLEVGEPAPLGAGNLEPELIKESNANPIFMRKDTKMSFQWWIRNLPYPKDVYSVCVDQKERCIIVRTTNKKYYKKFSIPDLDRHQLPLDDALLSFAHANCTLIISYQKPKEVVVAESELQKELKKIKTAHSNDGDCKTQ